CGCCATCGCCTACGTCGATCCGGGCAATGTCGCCGCCAACATGAGCGCCGGGGCTCAGTTCGGCTACCTGCTGGTCTGGGTGATCGTCGGCGCGAACGTGATGGCCGGCCTGGTTCAGTTTCTGTCGGCAAAACTCGGCGTGGTCACCGGCGCGACGCTGCCCGAGACGGTACGGACCCGGGCATCGACGCCGACTCGGCTCGGCTACTGGGCCCAGGCCGAGCTGGTGGCGATCGCGACCGACCTCGCCGAGGTGGTCGGCGGAGCGATCGCGCTGCACCTGCTCTTCGGGCTACCGCTGCTGGTCGGCGGCATCGTCACCGGGCTGGTCTCGATGGTGTTGCTGCTGGTGCAGGACCGGTACGGCCAACGTCCATTCGAGCGGGTGATCACCGGATTGTTGGCGATCATCGCGATCGGGTTCGTCACCAGCATGGTCGTCGCCCCGCCCGACCCCGAGGCGGTCGCGAGCGGGCTGATTCCCGGGTTCGACGGTGCCGAGAGCGTGCTGCTCGCCGCGGCGATGCTGGGTGCGACGGTCATGCCGCACGCGGTGTACCTGCATTCCGGTCTGGCTCGCGACCGGCATGGTTTGCCGACCCCCGGGGTCCGGCGCAGCGGGCTGCTCCGCGTTACCAAGATCGATGTCACGTTGGCGATGCTGGTTGCCGGCACGGTGAATCTCGCGATGCTGCTGGCCGCGGCCAGCACGCTGCAGGGACAGCCGGACGTGGACACGATCGAAGGCGCACACGCGGCGCTCCAGCACACCTTGGGCCCGGCGGTGGCGTTGTTGTTTGCGATCGGCCTGCTCGCCTCCGGCCTTGCGTCGACCTCGGTCGGTGCCTACGCCGGGGCGATGATCATGCAGGGCCTGCTGCGCCGACACATCCCGCTGCTGCTGCGTCGTCTGATCACCCTGCTACCCGCACTCGCGGTGTTGGCATCGGGCGTCGACCCCACCCGAGCACTGGTGATCTCGCAGGTGGTCCTGTCCTTCGGGATTCCGTTCGCGATGGCGCCCCTGGTCCGATTCACCAGCGATCGGTCACTGATGGGCGACGACGTGAACCACCCGGCGACCACCGTCATGGCCTGGCTGGTCACCACGATCATCGTGGCACTGAACGTGGTCCTGATCTACCTGACGATCGCCGGCTGAATGCGAGCGCCCGCCGTCACTCTTTCGTACGTCCGGTGAACTCCGACATCGAGTTGTAGACGCCGACGCGGCGGAGGAACTCGTCCCGCAGGCGGATGGGCAGAAATCCGGTCACCGCCTGATTCAGCCGCGAGGTCCATGGCAACACGACGAACGGGCCGCCCTTACGCATCTCGCGCCAGGCGGCGTCGACCACATCACGCGGCTGCAGGATCGGGGTGAGCAACATGCCTTTGGCGCCGTCGAACATGCCGGTGGAGATGTAGGTCGGGCACACCGTGGTGACCTTCACGTGCTCGACCTCGGCCTGTTCCAGCTCCAGGCGGACCGAATCGGACCAACCGACGGCAGCCCATTTCGACGCGGCGTAGACGCTCATCCGCGGGTTGGATACCAGGCCCGCCGACGAGGCGATGTTCAGGATCCGCGACTCCCGCTTCCCCGCGATCATCGCCGGCAGAAACTCCAAGGTCAGGTACATCGGCGCCAGCGAGTTGATCCGCATGGTGGCCTCGATGTCGGCCTTGTTCTCGGTCTCCCAGAAGTAGCGGTTACCCCGCACGATCCCGGCGTTGTTGATCAGCACGTCGATGTCGCCGACATCCCGCCGGACCGACGCCGCCGCCTCCGCGATCGCTGCCGGTACCGATACGTCGACCACGTAATAGGTGACCGTGCCGCCGGCCGCTTCCAGCTCGGCCGCGGTGTCCTTCAGCGCACCCTCGTTGATGTCCCACAACACGACGTTGGCTGCGTGCTCGTCGACCGCGCGCGTCGCGAACAGCTTGCCCAACCCCATCGCGGCCCCGGTGATCAGGACGTTCTTACCCTCGACGGTGTCCAGCTGCATCCTTCGTCCTCTCGGCGGCACACGATTTAACTACCGGTGTCGATGGTATCGACCATTCGACCGTCGACCCCGACCGCCCACGGTCGGGGCCCGGCCGCCGACCTGGTTGCGACGGGCCGGGTTGCTCGACGGGCCGGGCCGGTCAACGATTGGGCGGCTCGGAACGCATCCGCTCGGCGTAGCGGCCGACGTAGGTCTCGAAGTACTGCCGCCGGTCGTCCGCGACCACCGATTCGGCAACCCACTGCAGCAGGTCGGCGATCTCGGTGAACACGTCCTCCTTCTCGTCGGCGAACTCGGCGATCTGTTGGATGCCCACCCAGGCGTTGAGCATCCGTTTGCCGAATCGCTGCGAGTCGATGTCCGGACGCACGTCGCCGGACTCCTTCGCCGCCTCCAACTGCTCGACGAAGAAGCCCACCCAGCGGTCGGTCACCTCGTATCGATGTCCCGGCGCACGGCCGATCTCGGTCTGCAGCAGGACCGCCGCGTGATATCGAGGTCGAAACCGTTGATATCGGACCGATTCGAACATCGATGCACCCAACATTTCCAGTGACGGGGTCAGCCCGTCCAAACTGGTGCGCAGGTTCTCGAATCCTAAATCGAATTCTTCTTCGAGTAACTCCGTTGCGATCGCATACTTCGACGGAAATTGGTGATACAGCGAACCCTTGGTTACTTTCGCAGTCTCAATAATTTCATCGAGAGTGATCAGCGCGAACGGCTTCTCCACGACCAGATCGGCGAACGCACTGAGCACCGACTCCCGTGTTCTGATCCCCGGCCGGTACGGCACAGCCTAGCTCCTTCATAATGCTCACCGCACTGTACAGCGCCGCGGCCGTGCGCACGTGACCTGCGGGCACGAAGTGCACGTGTCGTCCGACACGATCGCAATTCCCTCGGACATCCGAAGGTTCTAGGAACCGGCCGATTCGGCCGCCGGGCGGTTGGATTCGGGCAGCCAACGCAGGCCGCTGGCGCGATATGCCCGGCGTTGCACCGCCGCCCGAACCACCTCGTCGGTACCGAGCAGCCGAACGCGATGTCGCGCCCGAGTAACTGCGGTGTAGAGCAATTCGCGGGTCAACAGCGCCGAACTCGTGCTGGGCAGCAATACGGTAACCGCGTCGTACTGGCTGCCCTGGCTGCGATGGATCGTCATGGCATACGCGGTCTGCACGGCGGGAAGTTGGCTGGGATGTAGCACGAACGGATCGCCGCCACGCTGGAAGGCGCCGACCAGGGCGCCGTCCCGACGTACCACGACGCCCGTGTCCCCGTTGTAGATCCGCGACTCGTAGTCGTTCGCCGTCACCAACAGCGGCTGACCCGGATACCAGCCGTGCGGATCGAGGCGCTCCTGTTGTGCTTGGGCTACCCAGCCCAACGCCTCGCGTTGCCATCGGCCGACACCGAACGGCCCGTCCCGGTGCGCACAAAGCAACCGGTGCCGCTCCAACTCGCGCAGGGCGGCAACCGCGTCGCCGACTTCGGCACGTTCCCGCACCCGCCCGGCACATGCAACGACGTCGGCGCGCAACGCCGTCCACTCCCCCGGCGGAACGAACTCGATCTGCTCGTCGCCGGAATGCAACAGCGCCAACGTGCGGTCGGCATCGCTGTCTCGGATCGCGCCGGCCAGGTCGGCGATCGCGCCACCGAACCGCCGACCCCGAACCAACCGGACGATGCCACCGCGCAGCCGCTCTCGCTCATCCGCGGTGAGCGGCGGTTCGCCGGTCGGAGCCGACGAACTCACGTCCGCGCCGGCCGGCCCGGCGAGGATCGGCTCGTCGGCCGACGCGACGACCCCGGCCGACAGCGGTCGGCCGACCAGATCGGCCAGTACCGCACCGGCCTCCACCGAGGCCAGCTGGTCCGGGTCACCGACGAGTACCAGCCGCGCGTCCGGCCGGATCGCTTCGAGCAGGCGGCACATCAAGGTCAACGACACCATCGAGGTCTCGTCGACCACGACGACGTCGTAGGGCAGCCGATTCGCCGCGCCGAAGCGGAACCGAGCCCGGCCACGGTGCCAGCCCAGCAGCCGGTGCAAGGTGACCGCCGACAGTTGCTGCGACAGCTCCAGACTCGCCGCCTGGCCGCGCACCTCGTCCTGCAGCCGGACCGCTGCTTTCCCGGTCGGAGCGGCGAGACCGATCCGCAGCCCGGGCTCGACGGTGTTGAGCAGCGCGAGGATCCGGGCCACCGTGTGCGTCTTGCCGGTGCCCGGACCACCGGCCACCAACGTGGTCCAGCGAGTGACGGCCAGCACGGCGGCAAGCCGTTGTCGATCCGGCGGCGGATCGGGAAACAGCGTCTGCACGGCCGTTTCGACCGCCGCCACATCGATCATCGGTGCGGTCCGGGCACGTTCGTCGAGGATTCGTCGCACCGTCTGTTCCTGACGGTGATACCGCGCCAGATAGAGCAGGTCGGTACCACCTGCCTGGACCAGACGTAACGGACGCAGCGGGCCGGCCGCCGCACCCTGCACCAGCGGGCTGCGGCGCAAGCCGGCCAACACCGTCTCGATCGACGGCCACGGCAGCGCCGCCGGATCGAACCGGTCCGGCTCCGCGTCGCCCCCGTCGACCGCTACGTCGCGCATGCGACGCAGGTCCAGGCAGACCGAGCCGGCCCGGACCGCGCGGACCACGAGCGCGGTGGCCAGCAGAACCTGCTCGTCGGACTCACCGGCCAGCCGGCCCAGACGTAACGCGACGTGCACATCGCCCGCGGCAAGTACCCCGGCCGCGTTGAATTCCCGGATCAGCCCGTTCGCCCGTTGCACCTGGGACCCGTCGATCACGCCGAGCCTCCGGCCAATCGATCCGAGAGTGCCACGATCAGCTCCGGGCTCGGGCGCCAATCGAACACACCACAGCCCGCCGGCGTCGCCGGGCCGGCCATGCCGCGCACGAACAGGTATCGGACCCCGGCCAGATGTGCGTGCGGGTGGTAGCCGGGCAGCCGCCAACGCAGATACCGATGCAGCGCCACCGAGTACAGCAACGCCTGCAGCGGATAGTCGGCGCGCACCATCTCGGCCGCCATCCGATCCGGCCGGTAATGATCGACGGTCAGTGGTCCGGCCGCGAGTCGGTTGGTCTTGTAGTCGACGATCGCGAATCGTGGCCCGGGCAGGCGCAGCACCGCGTCGATGCTGCCGGTGAGGTAGCCCCGCAGCGGGTCCGCAGCCAGCTCCGCCAGCCGGTCCGGATACTCGATCAGCGGATCGTCCGTGGCGAGATGGCGGCGTAGCAGCGCGGCGATCTCCGGGGCAGTGGCGGCGGCAGCGACCGGATCGGCACCACCGGCGAGCGGAAGCTCGAAATCCAACTCGGTGAGCCGATCCCGCGGCGCGATTGCAGCCAGGGTGACGCCATCCGGTAGCGGCGTGGCCAGCACGTGCCCCAATGCATCGGTCAGCAGATCCGGATCGACCTCGGCGAGTCGCGATTCGATCGATGCCGTACACCGCCGCCGGACCTCGGCGCGGAGGTCGGCCGCGCCCGTGTCGACCGTCTCCAGCACCTCGTGCACCAGCACGCCGAACAGCGGACCCGCGGGCAGATCGCTCATCGGCGACGCGAGCGCGCCGGCCCGGACCGTGTCGGCGCCGACCGGCGTGCTCGCGTCGTCGGCCGGCTCGTCGTCGCGACCCGGGTCCTCGGCCTCGCTGCGTACCCCGGCACCACCGGGCCCGCCGGCCGGGGCTGCGTGGCGGTCGACGGTCAGCGCCGAGTACGAGGTGCGCCGCCAATCCAGATCGAGCCGACGCCGGAATCGGGCAACCTCGAGCGGCTCCAGGTCGGCGGTGGCGGTGCGCCGACGACCATGATCCGGCGGCGCGTCGCGCACCTGTTCCACCGCGAGCACGTCGGCGACCGGTTCCGCCCAAGCGTCCAGGTCGGCGCCGACCGCTGCGTCGGCCGGCACCCGGGCCCGACCCGGCACCGTCGCCGAACCGGGTGCGCGCCCCAGAATCAGCCGATGCAGCGGAGACTCGGCCGTGGTGAATGCCGGCGCCCACCAGATCACCACCTGACAGCGCGCCCGGGTCAACCCGACGTAGAGCAGGCGGAGTTCCTCCCCGGCCTGTTCGGCCTCGTGCCGACGGCGCCGCTCACGGTAGCCGGGCGCGGACTCGTCGCCGACATCCAGCAGGCGGTCGCCCCGCTCGTCGTGCAACAACAGGGTCGCCGGATACGGGTTACGGCCGGTGTCCCAGCCGAAGGGCAGGTAAACCACCGGAAACTCGAGCCCCTTGCTGGCATGGACGGTCGCCAACTGGATCGCGGCGGCGTCCCGATCCAGCCGGCGGCTCCGGTCGGCCGGTCCGCCGGTCGCCGGCTCGGCGATCCGGTCGGACAACCAGCGCACCAGTTCGGTCGGCCCGCGGTGGTCGTCGACCATGACCCGATCCAGCAGCTGGGCCAGGTGGCGCAGATCGGTCAGTTCGCGCTCGCCGCCGTCCAGCGCAAGCAGGCGTTCGGCGAGCCGGGCTTGCTCGGCCAACCGCTCGAACATCGCCGCAAAACCCGACCCGAGCAACAGCGCGGCATACTCGCGGAGTCGGCTGCCGATCTCCGCGACCGCGTCCGGGCCACGCACGTCCAGCTCCGATACCGTCCAGCCGAGCAGCGGGCCGAGTGCCGCGAGCCGCACCCGATCACCGCGGTGCGGTTGCTCCAACGCCTGCAACAGGTGCAGCCAAGCGACCGCGCTCGTCGTACCGAACACGCTGCTTCCCCCGGCCAGCACCGACGCCAGTCCGACCCGGTCCAGCGCCGCCCGCACCGTCGCGAGCTGATTTCGGGTGCGGACCAGCACTGCGATGTCGCCCGGGCCGAGCGGGCGCGACCCGGCCTCGTCGTGCAGCAACGGCGGATCGGCCAGCAGCCGGACCAGGTCGGCGGCGAGGTCGGCCGCCACCCCGTCCCGGACTCGCCCCACCGCCGGGAAACCCGACTTGTTCCGCGGCCCGAGCCCGGCTCGGGGCAGCACCCGCAACCGCACCGGGATCGCCCCGGACAGTCGCGATCCGGGGTGCACGGCGGCCACGTCGGAGACGACGATCGCCGGATGGCCGAGGGCCGCGCCACCGTAGATGTGCGACAGCGCCCGAACCAGACCGGCGTCGCTGCGCCGGTTGGTATCGAGTTCCAGATGTGCTCCGGCCACCTGCACTGCGTCCAGATAACTGAGTACCTCGGCACCCCGGAAGGCGTAGATCGCCTGCTTCGGATCGCCGACCAGCACCAGCGGCACGTGGCCGTGGAACGCGCGGCGCAGGATCTCCCATTGCACCGGATCGCTGTCCTGGAACTCGTCGACCAGCACGACTCGATACCGGTCACGGATCCGCGCGGCGGCCGCCGCACCGTGCACCGGGTCGGCGAGCGCGTCGCGCAGCAGCACGAGCAGGTCGTCGAAATCGCGGATACCCAGCAGACGCTTACGCCGCTGCACCTCGGCGCGGACGGCGGTGGCGAAGCCGACCCGATGCGCCGCAGCCGAATCGGGTGCCGACCCGGCTTCGGCGTCCGGCACGAGCCGGGCCTGCCGATCGACCACCGCGGCGCGCGCGACCGCCCCGGCGTCGTCGCGCGACAACGGCGGTGGCCCGTCCCACCGGCCGTACCGCCGCAGGTACTCGTCGTCGGTCACCTCGTCGATCAGCTCCAGCACGTCCTCGACCAGCCGGGCGTCCGGCTCGCGTTCGGCCCAGATCCCGAGCCCGTCCAGCATCCGCTGACAGAAGCCGTGGGTGGTGGTGATGGTGCCGGCGTCGAAGTCGGCCAGTGCCCGGCGCAGCCGTCGCCGGCGCAGCGCCACCTCGGCCGGTGCCCCGGCGGCAAGCACCCGCACCACGGCATCGTCGTGCGCGGCCGCCGCCCGCGGATCGGCGAGCGCTGCCGCGACCGTGGTGAATCGGGCGCGCGCGCGGTCGCGCAGTTCCCGGGTGGCGTGCCGGCCGAAGGTGACCAACAGCAGGTCGCCGATCTCGGCGACGCCCTCGGCGACGAATCGTGCTGCCAGCCCGACGATCGCGTAGGTCTTGCCGGTGCCCGCGCTGGCTTCCAGCACGGTGGTGCCGCGCGGCAGCGGGCCGGCCGGGTCGAACGTCCGGCCGACGGTCGCCGGCGCTGCCGCGATCACCGTTTCTGCAGCGGTCACGGCCGGCCCATCGTCTC
Above is a genomic segment from Skermania piniformis containing:
- a CDS encoding Nramp family divalent metal transporter, translating into MALPDTLAPALRRARGGSALLGPAFVAAIAYVDPGNVAANMSAGAQFGYLLVWVIVGANVMAGLVQFLSAKLGVVTGATLPETVRTRASTPTRLGYWAQAELVAIATDLAEVVGGAIALHLLFGLPLLVGGIVTGLVSMVLLLVQDRYGQRPFERVITGLLAIIAIGFVTSMVVAPPDPEAVASGLIPGFDGAESVLLAAAMLGATVMPHAVYLHSGLARDRHGLPTPGVRRSGLLRVTKIDVTLAMLVAGTVNLAMLLAAASTLQGQPDVDTIEGAHAALQHTLGPAVALLFAIGLLASGLASTSVGAYAGAMIMQGLLRRHIPLLLRRLITLLPALAVLASGVDPTRALVISQVVLSFGIPFAMAPLVRFTSDRSLMGDDVNHPATTVMAWLVTTIIVALNVVLIYLTIAG
- a CDS encoding SDR family oxidoreductase; amino-acid sequence: MQLDTVEGKNVLITGAAMGLGKLFATRAVDEHAANVVLWDINEGALKDTAAELEAAGGTVTYYVVDVSVPAAIAEAAASVRRDVGDIDVLINNAGIVRGNRYFWETENKADIEATMRINSLAPMYLTLEFLPAMIAGKRESRILNIASSAGLVSNPRMSVYAASKWAAVGWSDSVRLELEQAEVEHVKVTTVCPTYISTGMFDGAKGMLLTPILQPRDVVDAAWREMRKGGPFVVLPWTSRLNQAVTGFLPIRLRDEFLRRVGVYNSMSEFTGRTKE
- a CDS encoding TetR/AcrR family transcriptional regulator, translated to MPYRPGIRTRESVLSAFADLVVEKPFALITLDEIIETAKVTKGSLYHQFPSKYAIATELLEEEFDLGFENLRTSLDGLTPSLEMLGASMFESVRYQRFRPRYHAAVLLQTEIGRAPGHRYEVTDRWVGFFVEQLEAAKESGDVRPDIDSQRFGKRMLNAWVGIQQIAEFADEKEDVFTEIADLLQWVAESVVADDRRQYFETYVGRYAERMRSEPPNR
- the recD gene encoding exodeoxyribonuclease V subunit alpha, with translation MIDGSQVQRANGLIREFNAAGVLAAGDVHVALRLGRLAGESDEQVLLATALVVRAVRAGSVCLDLRRMRDVAVDGGDAEPDRFDPAALPWPSIETVLAGLRRSPLVQGAAAGPLRPLRLVQAGGTDLLYLARYHRQEQTVRRILDERARTAPMIDVAAVETAVQTLFPDPPPDRQRLAAVLAVTRWTTLVAGGPGTGKTHTVARILALLNTVEPGLRIGLAAPTGKAAVRLQDEVRGQAASLELSQQLSAVTLHRLLGWHRGRARFRFGAANRLPYDVVVVDETSMVSLTLMCRLLEAIRPDARLVLVGDPDQLASVEAGAVLADLVGRPLSAGVVASADEPILAGPAGADVSSSAPTGEPPLTADERERLRGGIVRLVRGRRFGGAIADLAGAIRDSDADRTLALLHSGDEQIEFVPPGEWTALRADVVACAGRVRERAEVGDAVAALRELERHRLLCAHRDGPFGVGRWQREALGWVAQAQQERLDPHGWYPGQPLLVTANDYESRIYNGDTGVVVRRDGALVGAFQRGGDPFVLHPSQLPAVQTAYAMTIHRSQGSQYDAVTVLLPSTSSALLTRELLYTAVTRARHRVRLLGTDEVVRAAVQRRAYRASGLRWLPESNRPAAESAGS
- a CDS encoding UvrD-helicase domain-containing protein; this translates as MTAAETVIAAAPATVGRTFDPAGPLPRGTTVLEASAGTGKTYAIVGLAARFVAEGVAEIGDLLLVTFGRHATRELRDRARARFTTVAAALADPRAAAAHDDAVVRVLAAGAPAEVALRRRRLRRALADFDAGTITTTHGFCQRMLDGLGIWAEREPDARLVEDVLELIDEVTDDEYLRRYGRWDGPPPLSRDDAGAVARAAVVDRQARLVPDAEAGSAPDSAAAHRVGFATAVRAEVQRRKRLLGIRDFDDLLVLLRDALADPVHGAAAAARIRDRYRVVLVDEFQDSDPVQWEILRRAFHGHVPLVLVGDPKQAIYAFRGAEVLSYLDAVQVAGAHLELDTNRRSDAGLVRALSHIYGGAALGHPAIVVSDVAAVHPGSRLSGAIPVRLRVLPRAGLGPRNKSGFPAVGRVRDGVAADLAADLVRLLADPPLLHDEAGSRPLGPGDIAVLVRTRNQLATVRAALDRVGLASVLAGGSSVFGTTSAVAWLHLLQALEQPHRGDRVRLAALGPLLGWTVSELDVRGPDAVAEIGSRLREYAALLLGSGFAAMFERLAEQARLAERLLALDGGERELTDLRHLAQLLDRVMVDDHRGPTELVRWLSDRIAEPATGGPADRSRRLDRDAAAIQLATVHASKGLEFPVVYLPFGWDTGRNPYPATLLLHDERGDRLLDVGDESAPGYRERRRRHEAEQAGEELRLLYVGLTRARCQVVIWWAPAFTTAESPLHRLILGRAPGSATVPGRARVPADAAVGADLDAWAEPVADVLAVEQVRDAPPDHGRRRTATADLEPLEVARFRRRLDLDWRRTSYSALTVDRHAAPAGGPGGAGVRSEAEDPGRDDEPADDASTPVGADTVRAGALASPMSDLPAGPLFGVLVHEVLETVDTGAADLRAEVRRRCTASIESRLAEVDPDLLTDALGHVLATPLPDGVTLAAIAPRDRLTELDFELPLAGGADPVAAAATAPEIAALLRRHLATDDPLIEYPDRLAELAADPLRGYLTGSIDAVLRLPGPRFAIVDYKTNRLAAGPLTVDHYRPDRMAAEMVRADYPLQALLYSVALHRYLRWRLPGYHPHAHLAGVRYLFVRGMAGPATPAGCGVFDWRPSPELIVALSDRLAGGSA